The Candidatus Nomurabacteria bacterium genome segment GCTGTTAAATATATGAATGACTCTACGGCGAATCAGATTGAAGATCTTGTTGGTGAACAAGACGAGAAATTATCTCCTTTTGATATAATTACAAGACTAATCCAGCACGATAACGCAGCTGTTACTGTAGAACAGTTTTTTAGCGCAGATTATACTGGTGAGCGTTTGAGCCATCACGAACCAAAAACGCATAATCAGGCTCAACTTCGTTTAATTGAATATCTTAAAGGCACAAAAGCCCTAAGCACAAACTTTAAATTGGGTATATTTACTTTATTAGCTGTGGCTGACAATGAAGACGCAGTTGATCTTGCGTATGTTTTATCTGCTAATTATGATAGCCAGCACGATGAAGTGCATGACTTGACTTTCGAGGCTAGTATTCAAGCGCCTCTAGCAATAACCAGAATCCCAAGAATTAGCCCTTTCTGGGAATTTGGTGATGCAATTGCAAAAATTGGCTATTAAATTCATTACATAAGTATGGCTTTTATACGGCGAACACCGGCAGAACTTGCTTGTTCTTTGGTGATTTTAAACACTTTACCATCATCTGCTAATTTGCCGGTATGCGTCACGTGTGGGCCACCGCAAATTTCGCGTGAGTAATTATCGCCATCTGGGTCACCAACAGTATAGACCTTTACCGTTTTGCCGTATTTATCACCAAATGCACCCATCACACCATTCGCAAGTGCTTCTTTGGTTGATTCTTCGCGCCATGACATTGGCCAATCTTTTTTGATTTGTTCGTTCACGATTGCTTCTATTTGTGTAATTTGTTCTGGAGTTACTTTTTGATCGTGGCTAAAGTCAAAACGTAAACGTTCGGCAGTGATATTGCTACCACGTTGCACTACGTGGTCACCCAACACAATACGCAAAGCCTTATACATGAGGTGTGTGGCTGTGTGGTATTTTGTTGTAATTTCTGAGTGGTCAGCCAAACCACCTTTAAAGACACCTTTCGCAGCAGTTTGGCTACGAGCTTTTTGTTCTGCCATAAATCTATCAAATTCTTCTGTGGCATCAAGCGCAACCGCGACATCTTGCTTAAAAGCTTCTTCTTTGGTGAGTTCTACCGGAAAGCCATATGTGTCGTATAGCTTGAATATAATCGCACCTGTTAATAAGCCACCGCTCGTTAGTTTGCCGAATTCTCTTACCCCACTGCGGAGCGTTTGGCGGAATACCTTTTCTTCACGTGCTAACACTGCAATTATTTGTTCGCGATTTTGGGCGACTTCTGGGTAATCGTCGTGGTATAAATCGGCAATGGTTGGTACAACTTGCTCTAAAAAGTTTTGCTCTATGCCAAGTTCGAAGGCGTAGCGGATGGCTCTACGCAAAAAACGGCGTATCACGTAGCCTTGAGTTTTATTGCTTGGCACTACCCCGTCTACTGCTAAAAAGGTTGCCGCACGTAAGTGATCAGCAATCACGCGCATGGCGGTACTGTGTTGTTCGTACTTTTTGCCACTTAGCTGTTCTAGCTTTTGTATAATTGGCCACAGCAAACTTATTTTAAACATATCTCCGCTGCCTTCAGAAGCAGCAGCCACTCGCTCTAAACCACCACCAAAATCTACGTTAGCTTTTGGTAGTTCGCTAAAACTGCCATCGTCATTTTTGATGTACTGCATAAATACAGAGTTACCAATTTCCATAAACCTACCACAATCGCAATTAGGATGGCAGTGCTCACCATACGACGTGTCATGTTGTATGTGGCTAAATTCATAAAATACTTCGCTGTCTGGGCCCCCCGGCTCACCGGCAGGCATGTTTGCAGGTACACCAGCCCGGCTCCACCAGTTCTTTTTTGCATCATAGTAAAAGATTCTTTCATTTTGTTTTATGCCGCGCTTGTAACCGTCTTCTTCAGAACCAATATCTGCAATATTTGCCGTAATATCTTTACTTTTAAATAGTTCTACCCACAGCTCGGCCGATTCTGAATCTTTTGGAACACCTGCTGCGCTGTCGCCTATAAACGCTGTAACGTACAGTTTATTTGGGTCTAGGCCAACAATATCTACTAAAAATGCAAAATACCAGGTGAGTTGGTCTTGCTTAAAGTAATCACCAAAGCTCCAGTTGCCGAGCATTTCAAAAAATGTAGTGTGGCGGTTATCGCCGACTTCTTCTATGTCTTCTGATCTAAAACATGGTTGGCTATCGACGACTCTGGTACCACTAGGATGTTGCTCGCCAAGTAAGTATGGTAGTAATGGCTGCATCCCACTCCCTGTAAACAGAGTGGTTGGGTCATTTTGTGGTACTAAACTTGCCCGTGGAATTATGGTGTGTCCATTTTGCTTGGCATACTCTAAGTAGGCTTTTCTAATGTGTTGTGCTGTCATATTACCTATTATTTTACAGAGGTTCTAAGGCATATACAAGCCGTTGTTAAAAGCCATATTTGCAGACGTAGAGTTAGTATTTAACTGTAACTATTCTATTAAAGCGATAAAATATAACGTTCGCAGGTTTAGTTTAATAATATGAAAAACCCCGCTGGTAGGGATTGGTCCTTATGAAAGGACACGTTCCTGCTAGCGGGGTGTTGCACTCTGGAACCACAGAGGCATGGGCTTATTTAGTGTCTTAAGCTTGACGTAAGTGAGTGTGGGGAGGGATGAATTTGACCTTTTAGGTCGTGAGCTTTAGGCATTAGCTCATTCATCCCTCCCTTTTGTGAGCGGGCGCCTAACCCCGGTCTCAGTACGCACCTTTTTATGGGTGCTTGTAGGGTGAAGTCGTTGTTACTTAATTGACGCCAGCCGCGTCACTTCACCCTTGCTGGTCTACCCCTCGCTATTACGAGGGGTTACTTTAGGAGAACCGTTTGTACACTACACGTTCGTAGTGGGCGTCCAGCAGCGCCTTAGTATCCCCTGCTGGTTGTACTACTTATTTTACCTTTAAGGCTGCTGCCTCTTGGGTATTTATAATAATAGCACAAAATTAGTATAAAGTCAACAAATATGTACGGGGTATGCTGCTAGGTAACGTGGGGTTGGTTTTGCTTTGGGAGGTAGAATGTTACTACATACCACAGTAGCGCACCAATAAGCAGGTACGCAAATGTAGACGCTACAGCTGGGTCGCTATGTTTGGTATCTACTGCAGCGGCGTAATCTACAGCAGTAAATGGTTTTTCTGCTGGTATTTGATCTGTAGGTAAGCCTGTAGCTTTACTCGCAACCTGATGTTCGTATGGCAATTTAACAGAAACATTAATGGGTAGCGAGTAAATGCTTGTATCCACGCCAAATGTCATATGTTCTGTGGTGGTGGCAAGGCTAAAATAACCCTGTTGCTGGCTAATAACGGGGCGTGGTTTGATAGGCCCGTCATGTGTGGGTTGTGTGAATGCCCCTCCCGATGCGTGTACAGAGCTGCTGATAGTAATGAGCATAAAAATTAACAGACCAATAAATACACTAATAATTCCAATCTTGGTGATTTGTACGTTCTTATTGGTATATAACGATGTCATGATACGTTAGCCACTATGTGAATTTTCGTTTAATTACTTGATAGTTGTTATTATGCGCTCTTTAGCTTATTCGTCAATATTTACTGATACAGATGAAATAGCTTGGTAATTGGCGTACAATAAAGATAATGTTCGAAAAACTAACAGTCACCCTACCAATACATGCTGTATTACAAACATATAAACGTGCGTATATACGGCGTGATGTAATTGCTGGAGCAACAGTAGCAGCAGTGGCCGTGCCACAAGCCATGGCGTATGCACAGTTAGCTGGTGTTAATTTAACAGCTGGTTTATACGCAGCCATGGTAGCAATGGTGGTGTATGCAATTATGAGTTCATCGCGCTACGTAATTATGGGTCCAGATGCGGCCATGGCAGCACTCGCTGGGGCAGCCGTTATACCACTTTCTGGTGGCGATGCTAACAGAGCTGTCGCGCTGGTTGCAATATTGTCGTTCTTTATTGGCTTAGTAAGCATTATTAGTGTGATTGCACGCATTGGTTTTGTGGCTGAGTTTTTGTCACGGCCAATACTATTAGGTTACATGGCAGGTCTGGCACTTGTAGTTATTGCCACGCAGTTACCAAAAGTATTTGGCATACCAGCACCGGTAAATACCAACTTTTTAGGTTCGATTGTGTATTTGTTTACGAATATCTCACAAACGCACATCCTGACACTTGCACTCGGCGGGGTTACCTTGGCGATAGCTCTATTACTTATGAAAGGCTTTAAGCGCCTACCTGTCAGCTTGCTGATACTGATTATTGGTACTTTTTGTTCATGGGCATTTGATTTTGCGAGCAATGGCGTTGCTATCGTTGGTAGTATTCCTATTGGCTTACCTGTACCCGACCTGCCGTCTATTGAGTTATATGATTTGCAAAACCTAATTATACCAGCAATGGCGATGATGTTGATTGCCTACGCCAATACTATTGCAACCGCGCGGTCGTTTGCATCTAGGAAAAAAGAAACAGTGAGTTCTGACCAAGAACTACTCGGGCTTGGGCTTTCTAATGCAGCGTCTGGCATTTACGGTGGTATACCAGTGTCTGCAAGTGGTGTACGCACAGCAGTAAACTATACAAGCCGTGCTAAAACGCAAGTTTCGCAACTGTTTGGTGCGCTATTTATTGGTGTGGTACTTGCGGTGTTATCACCAATGTTACAGTATTTGCCTATAACAATGCTGGCGGTCATTATAATTTTGGCGGTATTGCCTTTGTTTAACGTAAAAGAGTTACGTTCTATTTGGCATGCATGGCGTAGTGAAGCAGTAGTCGCTGTAGTAACAATGCTTGGAGTTGCCACGTTAGGTATTTACCAAGGCTTACTATTGGCAGTGATGCTTGCAATACTTAATACATTGCGCAAAAGTGCCTTCCCTAACGATGCAATTCTTGGTGTTGCAGATGACGGATCGGTCCGCGATATGCACCGCCCACCCAAGACACATGAAGTGCCAGGGCTTAAAATGTATCGTTTTGATGCACCTCTATATTTTGGCAATGCCACGTATTTTCGGCACCGGGTACTGCAAATTGTAGATGAATCTAAAGAGCCTATTCACTGGTTTTTATGGGATGCAGAAACAATAACTGCTATAGATTCTACGTCTGGGCAAATGCTTCTAGGGCTCATAGACGAGCTAAAATCACGTAAAGTAACCTTTGCGGTTGCGAGGATGAAAGGGTCTATAAGAACAATTGTGCATCGTTCGCACCGCCTAAGTAGCACGCTACAGCATTCACCACACTATACATCTATTGGCAACGCTATAGAGGCATACCGGCAAGAATACAATGTGCCACGTGCGTACGATGTAAAATCAGAAGATAAATCAACCTGATATTACCGTATGAGTCTAAAGAGTTGCTATACTGTAGCTAAATGCAAACAGAAATAGCCTCATTGTTAACGCTTATTGCCGTCTTAATTATTGATATTGGCGTCAGAGTTTTTGCCCTTGGTGTGATTCCTAATAACAGAAAGCCATCAGAAGCAACGGCATGGTTACTGGCGGTCTTTTTCTTCCCGCTTCTTGGCATACTTATATTTCTTGTTTTTGGCCATAGTAAATTGTCTAAAAAAAGACGCGCCAAGCAGCTTTCTATTAATAACCTCATTTATAAAAATACACTAAATAAAGTAGCAATTGCAGAAGAAAACTCACCACCAAACTGGTTTATGTCTATAGCGACGCTTAATTCAAACCTAGGAGCTATGCCACTTGTCGGTGGCAATGACGTTGGTTTAATACAAAATTACAAACAGTCTCTTAAAGACATGGTCACAGCAATAGATGCTGCGAAAAAATATGTACATGTAGAGTTTTATATTATGTCGGTAGATAACACTACGAAAGATTTTTTTGATAGTTTACGGCGTGCTCAAGAACGCGGCGTAGTAGTACGGGTTATGTTTGACCACATAGGCTCATTGCAGTACCCAGGCTACAAAGACATGCTGTCGTTTTTTGACCAACATGACATTAATTACCAGCTGATGTTGCCCATTAAACCACTGCAAGGTAAGGTGCAGCGGCCAGACTTACGCAATCACCGTAAAATTCTTGTAGTTGATGGTGTGGTGGGCTTTATGGGCTCGCAGAATATTATTGATAGCAGTTACAACAAAAAGAAGAATATTAAACGTGGGCTTCATTGGTTAGAACTGATGGTACGTGTGGTTGGCCCTGTGGTGTATGAACTTGACGCTATTTTTGCAGGAGATTGGTATGCCGAAACAGATGAACTGCTTAAAACGCACATTGTTTCTATAGGTAACCCGGTTGTAGATAAAGGTAATATAGACTGCCAAGTAGTGCCAAGTGGCCCTGGTTTTGAAGGCGAAAATAACTTAAAACTATTTACATCACTTATTTATGCAGCCCAACAAAAAATTATTATTGCCAGCCCGTACTTTGTACCAGATGAATCAATGCTCACTGCTATTACAACAGCTGTGCAGCGTGGCATACATGTAGAACTGTATGTATCTGAAATTGGCGATCAACTAATGGTGTATCATGCGCAACGTTCTTACTACGAAGCGTTATTAAAAGCTGGTGTACACATATATATGTATAAATCGCCTACCGTATTGCACGCCAAGCATTTTACGGTAGATGATGCGGTAAGTGTGCTTGGCTCTAGTAATATGGATATGCGTTCATTTAATTTAAATATGGAAATATCGCTGCTTATTTATAGTAAAGAATTTGTGCAAGCCATGCGACGCGTAGAAACATCATATAAGATTAAAAGTCGTCAACTGCACCTTGATGCATGGCTGCATCGGCCACTCCGGGATAAGTTTGTAGATAATGTTGCCCGTCTTACGTCATCGTTACAGTAAGTATTACGTATACTTACACACGCTCTATAGCTTGAGAATATGCTTAGAACTACGTATAGTACCAGAGTACTATGATAGCAGTATCAGACCAAGAATTTGAAGCATACGTCACTCAGTCTATAGACAGGCTTCCCTCCCCATACAAAGAAAACATTAAAAATATTGCTTTTTTTGTGACAGACGAACCAACAATGCAGCAACGCAAGCGCTTAGGGTTGCGTCCGTGCCAATCTTTATACGGCCTTTACGAAGGCGTTCCATTACCAGCCAGGAATGGTAATGATAGTAATTTACTGCCAGATACAATTACTATTTTTAAAATCCCACACGAACAGCACGCCAACAGCGAGCAAGAATTACGCCTGCAAATAGCCAACACAGTGTGGCACGAGGTAGCACATTATTTTGGGCTAGATCACGCGCGGATACATGAACTAGAAAATAAACTATGAACAATAAGCCAATCTTTTTGCACCATTATGGCGATATACGCGAAACTATATTTCAAACGATTGAAACGCTATTTAGGCAGTATAACCATGTACACGTTGCACCAAATTCTGGGTACAGTTTTGTATTAGCACATACACACCACGATACAACAGCCTTAGAACTATGTTCTATTGGCTTAGTAAGGCTACCGACTGGCGTGTTAATTGAAACTGCTTTTCCAAACCAACCAAAAGTGCATAATCGCGTGTGGATGATAGACGCTAATTTTGGTCAGATAACCTATATAGAAATTACCAATCCAGACTTACGACACAGCAAAGAGCTATTGTTTGGTGATCCAGATAATAATGCCTTAGAACTCCATGCTATGCCAAGCGATTTACGTTTGTTACAAACTATTCTTACAACTGCCCTCAGTGCCATAAAAAGTACAAAATACATAGGGGTATCACAACCTATGAATATGCAGTATATGCCACTACTCACCCAATAATTGCAAGTACTGTACTGTACGGTAAGCAGACGCTACAGGTGGTGTATATGCGCTACCTGTAGCGTCGGTTTACGTATTGTGAATACTATAATTAGATACTCAGCATTACTTAAGTTTTATAGAGTGTACTAGTAGGTGCCAAGCAAAAGCGAAAGGAGCTACTATATGGCACTATCAAGCAAAATGAAAGGCAGTTTACTAGCTGCGGGGGCGATTTCTGCTGTAGCAGTGGGCGCAGGGTCTGTTGCATCAGCCCAAGGTGGCCCAGATGGAACGCTCGTAGATAAAATTGCAACCAAATTTAACCTTAATAAAGATGAGGTTCAGGCAGTGGTTGATGAAAATCGTGCAGAGCACAAGGCAGAACGTGCTGCAGAGGTATCGCAGAATCTGCAGACGGCAGTAGAACAAGGTAAAATAACTGCTGAGCAAAAGACACTCTTAGAAAGTAAAATGAAGGAGAACCAGACAGCCCGCGAAGCCGAAATGACGGCATTGCAAGAATGGGCACAATCGAACAATATTGATATGCGCTATGTAATGGGTGGCGGTCGTCACGGTGCTAACCTTGAAAGTGCTGTAAAGAGTGGCACTATAACAAGTGAACAGAAAACGCTTATTGAGCAGAAACGCGAAGAGCTGGAAAAAGCTCGTGATACAAAGCGAGATGCTATGCAACAGTGGGCGAAAGACAATAACATCGACACACAATATATGCGAATGGGTGGCTCTGGTGGACACAAGGGTGGGCCTAGAGAGTAACGTATATACTACATAGCCGTAACCACTATATACACCGCTCTATCTTAGGGGCGGTGTATGTTAATAAATCGTAAAATCAGCTAATATTCAGTTAATTGATTACAATAGTATATATGCGAATACTGATAGTTGAAGATGAACATAAAATTGCCAATGCCATAAAACGCGGACTCGAACAGCATAGCTATGCTGTAGATGTTGCATATAATGGCGATGATGGAGCTTCTATGGCTATGAGTGAACCATACGATTTATTTATTTTAGACAGAATGCTGCCTGGCGATATAGACGGGCTTGGTATCGTAAAGCAAATAAGAACCGAAAATATTCAAACACCAATATTAATGCTCACGGCTAAATCTAGAGTTTTAGATAAAGCAGAAGGGTTAAATGCCGGTGCAGATGATTATTTGGCCAAGCCTTTTGCATTTGTTGAACTTATCGCACGAGTACGCGCCCTACTCCGTCGCCCTCAACAAACCATTGATACAACATTAATATACGATAATTTGACACTAGATTTGCAGGCGATGCAAGCCGCGAGAGCACAAAAACCTATAGATTTAACAAGTAAAGAATATGCCCTGCTTGAA includes the following:
- a CDS encoding SulP family inorganic anion transporter; translated protein: MFEKLTVTLPIHAVLQTYKRAYIRRDVIAGATVAAVAVPQAMAYAQLAGVNLTAGLYAAMVAMVVYAIMSSSRYVIMGPDAAMAALAGAAVIPLSGGDANRAVALVAILSFFIGLVSIISVIARIGFVAEFLSRPILLGYMAGLALVVIATQLPKVFGIPAPVNTNFLGSIVYLFTNISQTHILTLALGGVTLAIALLLMKGFKRLPVSLLILIIGTFCSWAFDFASNGVAIVGSIPIGLPVPDLPSIELYDLQNLIIPAMAMMLIAYANTIATARSFASRKKETVSSDQELLGLGLSNAASGIYGGIPVSASGVRTAVNYTSRAKTQVSQLFGALFIGVVLAVLSPMLQYLPITMLAVIIILAVLPLFNVKELRSIWHAWRSEAVVAVVTMLGVATLGIYQGLLLAVMLAILNTLRKSAFPNDAILGVADDGSVRDMHRPPKTHEVPGLKMYRFDAPLYFGNATYFRHRVLQIVDESKEPIHWFLWDAETITAIDSTSGQMLLGLIDELKSRKVTFAVARMKGSIRTIVHRSHRLSSTLQHSPHYTSIGNAIEAYRQEYNVPRAYDVKSEDKST
- the cls gene encoding cardiolipin synthase, which gives rise to MQTEIASLLTLIAVLIIDIGVRVFALGVIPNNRKPSEATAWLLAVFFFPLLGILIFLVFGHSKLSKKRRAKQLSINNLIYKNTLNKVAIAEENSPPNWFMSIATLNSNLGAMPLVGGNDVGLIQNYKQSLKDMVTAIDAAKKYVHVEFYIMSVDNTTKDFFDSLRRAQERGVVVRVMFDHIGSLQYPGYKDMLSFFDQHDINYQLMLPIKPLQGKVQRPDLRNHRKILVVDGVVGFMGSQNIIDSSYNKKKNIKRGLHWLELMVRVVGPVVYELDAIFAGDWYAETDELLKTHIVSIGNPVVDKGNIDCQVVPSGPGFEGENNLKLFTSLIYAAQQKIIIASPYFVPDESMLTAITTAVQRGIHVELYVSEIGDQLMVYHAQRSYYEALLKAGVHIYMYKSPTVLHAKHFTVDDAVSVLGSSNMDMRSFNLNMEISLLIYSKEFVQAMRRVETSYKIKSRQLHLDAWLHRPLRDKFVDNVARLTSSLQ
- a CDS encoding response regulator transcription factor, which gives rise to MRILIVEDEHKIANAIKRGLEQHSYAVDVAYNGDDGASMAMSEPYDLFILDRMLPGDIDGLGIVKQIRTENIQTPILMLTAKSRVLDKAEGLNAGADDYLAKPFAFVELIARVRALLRRPQQTIDTTLIYDNLTLDLQAMQAARAQKPIDLTSKEYALLEYFMRNPDRIVTKDQIIQHVWNYDADILPNTVEVYVGYLRSKIDKPFSSSATLLHTKRGFGYYFGVQQ
- a CDS encoding alanine--tRNA ligase; translation: MTAQHIRKAYLEYAKQNGHTIIPRASLVPQNDPTTLFTGSGMQPLLPYLLGEQHPSGTRVVDSQPCFRSEDIEEVGDNRHTTFFEMLGNWSFGDYFKQDQLTWYFAFLVDIVGLDPNKLYVTAFIGDSAAGVPKDSESAELWVELFKSKDITANIADIGSEEDGYKRGIKQNERIFYYDAKKNWWSRAGVPANMPAGEPGGPDSEVFYEFSHIQHDTSYGEHCHPNCDCGRFMEIGNSVFMQYIKNDDGSFSELPKANVDFGGGLERVAAASEGSGDMFKISLLWPIIQKLEQLSGKKYEQHSTAMRVIADHLRAATFLAVDGVVPSNKTQGYVIRRFLRRAIRYAFELGIEQNFLEQVVPTIADLYHDDYPEVAQNREQIIAVLAREEKVFRQTLRSGVREFGKLTSGGLLTGAIIFKLYDTYGFPVELTKEEAFKQDVAVALDATEEFDRFMAEQKARSQTAAKGVFKGGLADHSEITTKYHTATHLMYKALRIVLGDHVVQRGSNITAERLRFDFSHDQKVTPEQITQIEAIVNEQIKKDWPMSWREESTKEALANGVMGAFGDKYGKTVKVYTVGDPDGDNYSREICGGPHVTHTGKLADDGKVFKITKEQASSAGVRRIKAILM
- a CDS encoding metallopeptidase family protein; the encoded protein is MIAVSDQEFEAYVTQSIDRLPSPYKENIKNIAFFVTDEPTMQQRKRLGLRPCQSLYGLYEGVPLPARNGNDSNLLPDTITIFKIPHEQHANSEQELRLQIANTVWHEVAHYFGLDHARIHELENKL